From Amia ocellicauda isolate fAmiCal2 chromosome 12, fAmiCal2.hap1, whole genome shotgun sequence, a single genomic window includes:
- the LOC136764987 gene encoding chymotrypsin-like protease CTRL-1 translates to MLWIACCLALMGSALAGCGVPSIKPVISGYNRILNGHNAVSGSWPWQVSLQDSTGFHFCSGSLINEYWVMTSALCGVTPGQHRAILGEYDRSSNTEPIQNKSIARVITNPQHNSNTFDSDIALVKLSSPALLTDRVQPVCLATSTTNFAAGTQCVTTGWGHTGIVASPPRLQQVSMPLMSQAICQLYWGTQITNNMMCAGAAGASTCLGDSGGPLVCESGGVWQQVGIVSWGFYNCYVYFPGVFTRISALRSWIDVTVATN, encoded by the exons aTGCTGTGGATTGCATGCTGTTTGGCCCTAATGGGGTCTGCGCTGG ctggttGTGGAGTGCCCAGTATCAAGCCGGTGATCAGCGGCTACAATAGGATCTTGAACGGACACAATGCGGTGTCAGGGTCCTGGCCCTGGCAGGTGTCTCTGCAG GACTCCACTGGTTTCCATTTCTGCAGCGGATCCTTAATCAACGAGTACTGGGTGATGACTTCAGCCCTCTGTGGAGTCAC CCCTGGCCAGCACAGAGCCATCCTGGGGGAGTACGACCGCTCCTCCAACACTGAGCCGATTCAGAACAAGAGCATCGCCAGG gtCATCACAAACCCCCAACACAACAGCAACACCTTTGACAGCGACATCGCCCTGGTAAAGCTGTCCTCCCCTGCCCTGCTCACTGACCGCGTTCAGCCGGTCTGCCTGGCCACCTCCACCACCAACTTCGCTGCCGGCACTCAGTGTGTGACCACAGGCTGGGGCCATACTGGAATCGTtg cCTCTCCCCCTCGCCTCCAGCAGGTGTCGATGCCCCTGATGTCTCAAGCAATCTGCCAGCTGTACTGGGGCACCCAGATCACTAACAACATGATGTGTGCAGGGGCTGCTGGGGCCTCCACCTGCTtg ggaGACTCAGGTGGCCCTCTGGTGTGCGAGAGTGGGggtgtctggcaacaggtgGGCATCGTGTCCTGGGGGTTTTACAACTGCTACGTCTACTTTCCCGGTGTGTTCACACGCATCTCGGCCCTGCGCTCCTGGATTGATGTCACGGTGGCCACCAACTAA